One genomic window of Blastopirellula retiformator includes the following:
- a CDS encoding F0F1 ATP synthase subunit delta produces MAETSQHPRFDLGSERVGTIYAKALYGAAEAAGSLDEIVAELASLVHDVLEHPALANAVISPRISHDERIVILDKAFTGRMNPTLLTFLKVLSNHNRLYCIREIQRAFRQLVGEKRGRVDVKVTSAQPLSEQSLQSVTARLQETLGKEVEVLATVNPALIGGLVIRVGDTVIDGSVANQLENIRRQTLEAAAQQAKDALDRFTAPA; encoded by the coding sequence ATGGCCGAGACCAGCCAACATCCACGATTCGACCTCGGTAGCGAACGGGTCGGCACGATCTATGCGAAAGCGCTTTACGGCGCCGCCGAGGCGGCCGGATCGCTCGACGAGATCGTGGCGGAACTCGCCTCGCTCGTGCACGACGTGCTCGAGCATCCGGCGCTCGCCAACGCGGTGATCTCGCCGCGGATTTCGCATGATGAGCGAATCGTGATCCTCGACAAGGCGTTTACGGGCAGGATGAACCCGACGCTGCTCACCTTCCTGAAGGTGCTGTCGAATCACAATCGACTCTACTGCATCCGGGAGATCCAGCGGGCGTTCCGCCAACTGGTGGGCGAAAAGCGTGGACGCGTTGACGTGAAGGTGACCTCAGCCCAGCCGCTGAGCGAACAGTCGCTTCAATCAGTCACCGCTCGCTTGCAGGAAACGCTTGGCAAGGAAGTGGAAGTTTTGGCTACGGTCAATCCGGCGCTGATCGGCGGACTGGTCATTCGCGTCGGCGACACGGTCATCGACGGCAGCGTGGCCAACCAACTGGAAAACATTCGTCGTCAAACGCTGGAAGCTGCGGCGCAGCAGGCGAAAGACGCTTTGGATCGGTTTACGGCTCCCGCCTAA
- a CDS encoding AtpZ/AtpI family protein encodes MSDQPTDDRPPMAIAYEWVGRIFAVCIEMIAPGLVGHWLDEKFGIRGLVILGLALGITLAIYHLLQFSKADQRQRNKPDE; translated from the coding sequence GTGAGCGACCAACCTACTGACGATCGACCTCCGATGGCGATCGCCTACGAGTGGGTAGGCCGGATCTTCGCAGTATGTATAGAGATGATCGCTCCAGGGCTAGTTGGCCATTGGTTGGACGAGAAGTTCGGCATCCGCGGCCTGGTCATTCTGGGGCTTGCATTAGGAATAACGCTCGCCATTTACCACTTGCTGCAGTTCTCCAAAGCGGATCAGCGGCAACGAAACAAACCTGACGAGTAG
- the atpB gene encoding F0F1 ATP synthase subunit A: MSDPILHIKDSYYFEVPARLAPSHRESIADFPKVWIRLDPDFQLWEAKLVFKQLAEQNNGTPSEEDFLHDWEHWQHEPGNHGKPVRRYLQVLAAEKNDEGQLVNPWAESWPEAQKLVSVQEYRETAKPWSPDKIEAYNKVLSGKIIIPQPFGELRNLYQKDSGFCISRFMVLEFFIALLMLVVFTWFAGRLKRNVVPKGRFTHMIDAFVCYLRDQVIRPGIGHGADKFVPVLLTMFFFVLGCNLLGMIPWLGAPTASFSVTLSLAFATLVIGIGAGALKFGPVGVWLNLVPHMDLPLLIGIPIKCMLFVIELMGLFIKHAVLGVRLLANMVAGHLVLLGIVALGVDMSGWSLVVALPVIVGAAVLFSCLELFVAFLQAYIFTFLSSLFIGASTHHH; the protein is encoded by the coding sequence ATGTCTGATCCAATCCTGCACATCAAGGACAGCTACTACTTCGAGGTCCCAGCGCGCCTTGCGCCGTCTCACCGAGAGTCGATTGCGGACTTTCCGAAGGTCTGGATCCGGCTTGACCCTGACTTTCAACTGTGGGAAGCGAAGCTCGTTTTTAAGCAGCTCGCCGAACAAAACAATGGGACGCCGAGCGAAGAGGATTTCCTGCACGATTGGGAGCATTGGCAACATGAGCCTGGCAACCATGGCAAGCCGGTTCGCCGCTACTTGCAAGTCTTGGCCGCAGAGAAAAACGACGAAGGCCAGCTCGTAAATCCGTGGGCCGAAAGCTGGCCCGAAGCCCAGAAGCTGGTCAGCGTCCAGGAGTATCGCGAGACCGCCAAGCCATGGTCGCCCGATAAGATTGAAGCTTACAACAAAGTCCTCTCCGGCAAGATCATCATTCCGCAACCCTTTGGCGAGTTGCGCAACCTGTATCAAAAAGATTCGGGGTTCTGCATCTCTCGCTTCATGGTGCTGGAATTCTTCATCGCCCTGCTGATGCTGGTGGTCTTCACCTGGTTCGCCGGCCGACTCAAGCGAAACGTCGTCCCCAAGGGACGCTTCACGCACATGATCGACGCGTTCGTCTGCTATCTCCGCGATCAGGTGATTCGACCGGGAATCGGACATGGCGCTGACAAATTCGTACCGGTGTTGCTGACGATGTTTTTCTTCGTGCTCGGCTGCAACTTGCTGGGGATGATACCCTGGCTGGGAGCTCCGACCGCGTCGTTTAGCGTTACGCTGTCGCTCGCCTTCGCCACGCTGGTAATTGGCATTGGCGCCGGCGCCCTGAAATTTGGCCCGGTCGGCGTGTGGCTCAATCTCGTACCTCACATGGACCTGCCGCTTTTGATCGGCATTCCGATCAAGTGCATGCTGTTCGTCATCGAACTGATGGGCTTGTTCATCAAGCATGCGGTGCTCGGCGTTCGTCTCTTGGCGAATATGGTCGCCGGTCACTTGGTGCTGCTAGGCATCGTCGCCCTGGGCGTCGACATGTCGGGCTGGAGCCTGGTCGTCGCCTTGCCGGTGATTGTCGGCGCCGCGGTCCTATTCAGTTGCTTGGAACTGTTCGTCGCATTTTTGCAGGCGTACATTTTTACCTTTTTGTCTTCGTTGTTCATCGGCGCTTCGACCCACCATCACTAA
- a CDS encoding sugar phosphate isomerase/epimerase family protein translates to MPTRRQFMVQSAALTAGAMGLSAMSAQAAEPTPNGFKKAVKIGMVGVPDSLEEKFRVLKELGYDGVELNSPGGPSADVVKAAIDATGLPVHGVVDSVHWNDTLSDPNPEVRAKGLAGLTEALQASKDYGGTSVLLVPGVVKGEVTYDECWERSIAEIRKALPLAEKLNIQILMENVWNNFLTDPNETARFIDELDSELVGAYFDVGNTVRYSPPHEWVPILGKRIKKLDIKDYAAKPGPGFGAPLMEGDVDWPKVMDELEKVGYVGWGTAEIQGGDKERLTWIADRMNKIFAS, encoded by the coding sequence ATGCCTACTCGTCGTCAATTCATGGTTCAGTCTGCGGCCCTGACCGCTGGAGCGATGGGACTTTCCGCGATGTCGGCTCAAGCGGCCGAGCCAACCCCCAACGGCTTCAAGAAGGCTGTGAAGATCGGCATGGTTGGCGTGCCGGACTCGTTGGAAGAGAAGTTTCGCGTGTTGAAGGAGCTCGGTTACGACGGCGTCGAACTCAACTCGCCCGGCGGGCCTTCCGCGGATGTCGTCAAAGCGGCGATTGACGCCACTGGCTTGCCGGTGCATGGCGTTGTCGATTCGGTCCACTGGAACGACACCCTCTCAGACCCCAATCCAGAAGTCCGGGCCAAGGGCCTAGCTGGTCTGACGGAAGCGCTGCAAGCTTCCAAGGATTACGGCGGAACCAGCGTGCTGCTTGTGCCTGGCGTCGTCAAGGGAGAAGTCACCTACGACGAGTGCTGGGAACGTTCGATCGCCGAGATCCGCAAGGCGTTGCCGCTGGCTGAAAAATTGAACATCCAGATCCTGATGGAAAACGTCTGGAACAACTTCCTGACCGATCCCAACGAAACCGCTCGCTTCATCGATGAACTCGATTCGGAACTGGTCGGCGCCTACTTTGACGTCGGCAACACCGTCCGTTACTCGCCTCCGCACGAATGGGTGCCGATCCTTGGCAAGCGAATCAAAAAGCTCGACATCAAGGACTATGCCGCGAAGCCTGGTCCTGGTTTTGGCGCTCCGCTGATGGAGGGCGACGTTGACTGGCCGAAGGTCATGGACGAGTTGGAAAAGGTTGGCTACGTCGGTTGGGGAACCGCCGAAATCCAAGGAGGCGACAAAGAGCGTCTCACCTGGATCGCCGATCGCATGAACAAGATCTTCGCCAGCTAA
- a CDS encoding DUF4912 domain-containing protein gives MWRTSLLITAASLKEYTAKDLAQMAKSRGVSGWHSMRKDELVKAILKLNRTQTGRKTSTAARASKGAAATTKSNGVKRSRSAASPKPASAKNGAARVEKSNPKVVREIQDAHQRREQLKDISHTDHEAGQDRVVLMVRDSFWLHAYWEISRKSIQRAKAALAEHWHTARPVLRLMEVDGGAAERVVRQIDIHGGVRNWYIDVNDPPKSFRAIIGYVSASGKFHALSRSNLVTTPEPGACDDVDANWSDVAENVDRIYALSGGNDDENVSRELKELLEERFSRPIGEPLGAQLGKVAERLHRRRPEFELDVDVEMIVYGRTRTGAYVTLSGDPVKVHEDGAFLVKMNLPDKRQIFPIVARSHDGLEQRTIALAIERNTKVMDPVSHDGND, from the coding sequence GTGTGGAGGACTAGTCTGTTGATTACCGCAGCGTCTCTTAAAGAGTATACCGCGAAAGATCTTGCTCAAATGGCGAAGAGCCGTGGAGTAAGCGGCTGGCATTCGATGCGAAAAGATGAGCTTGTCAAAGCGATCTTGAAGCTCAATCGAACCCAAACGGGCCGCAAGACCTCAACTGCCGCCAGGGCGAGCAAGGGAGCAGCCGCAACGACCAAATCCAATGGCGTCAAGCGAAGCCGTTCGGCCGCTTCGCCAAAGCCGGCTTCCGCCAAGAACGGCGCCGCACGGGTCGAGAAATCGAATCCCAAGGTCGTACGCGAAATCCAGGATGCACACCAGCGACGAGAGCAACTCAAAGATATTTCGCATACCGATCACGAAGCGGGCCAAGATCGCGTTGTGCTGATGGTTCGTGATTCTTTCTGGCTGCACGCCTACTGGGAAATTTCGCGCAAGTCGATCCAGCGGGCCAAAGCCGCGCTGGCCGAACATTGGCACACCGCTCGTCCCGTGTTGCGGTTGATGGAAGTCGATGGCGGCGCCGCGGAGCGGGTCGTGCGCCAGATCGATATCCATGGCGGCGTTCGCAATTGGTACATCGACGTCAACGATCCGCCGAAGAGCTTTCGCGCGATCATCGGCTACGTCTCGGCCTCGGGCAAGTTCCACGCCTTGTCGCGCAGCAACCTGGTCACGACGCCGGAGCCAGGCGCTTGCGACGATGTCGACGCTAACTGGAGCGACGTCGCCGAAAACGTCGATCGCATCTACGCCCTCAGCGGCGGTAATGACGACGAGAACGTCAGCCGCGAACTGAAGGAGTTGCTCGAAGAGCGCTTTAGCCGCCCGATCGGCGAACCGCTGGGCGCTCAGTTGGGCAAAGTGGCCGAGCGTCTGCATCGTCGACGCCCTGAGTTTGAGTTGGATGTCGATGTCGAGATGATCGTCTACGGTCGGACTCGCACCGGCGCCTACGTCACGCTCTCAGGCGACCCGGTGAAGGTCCACGAAGATGGCGCCTTCCTGGTGAAGATGAACCTGCCCGACAAGCGGCAGATCTTCCCGATTGTCGCCCGCAGCCACGATGGCTTGGAGCAACGCACCATCGCCTTGGCGATCGAGCGGAACACCAAGGTCATGGACCCGGTTTCGCACGACGGCAACGACTAA
- a CDS encoding 2,3-bisphosphoglycerate-independent phosphoglycerate mutase, whose translation MDQIELVRSLKAKNDSKIVMYVGDGLGGLPKEPGGPTELEAAKTPNLDALAARGVQGGSIPVKPGIAPGSGPGHLGLFGYDPLKYLIGRGALEATGIGLIMQEGDVAVRCNFCTVDSDGLITDRRAGRIPTEESAPLAIKLREVKIDGIEIIVEPVKEHRFVVLFRGEGLGGDVHDTDPQATGVKPLDPKATDAGSEKTAKVALEFFNQASKLLAGEKKANSLTMRGFSAKPSIPSFEEVYGLKAAAIAVYPMYKGLASLVGMDIIGEPQTLEEEIDLLEKHWEEYDFFFVHFKYTDSSGEDGNFDLKVQRTEEFDAQVPRINALKPTVTIVTGDHSTPSFLASHSWHPVPTLLVSDCCRYDGHTSFGEKTTLTGGLGQFEAQYLMTLAMANAGRLGKYGA comes from the coding sequence ATGGACCAAATTGAACTCGTTCGCAGTCTGAAAGCCAAAAACGACTCGAAGATCGTCATGTATGTCGGCGATGGGCTGGGCGGCCTGCCCAAAGAGCCGGGCGGACCGACCGAATTGGAAGCGGCCAAGACGCCGAATCTGGACGCGTTGGCGGCTCGCGGCGTGCAAGGGGGCAGCATTCCGGTGAAGCCGGGCATCGCCCCGGGCAGCGGCCCGGGCCACTTGGGGCTGTTTGGCTATGACCCGCTGAAGTACCTGATCGGCCGCGGCGCCCTGGAAGCGACCGGCATTGGGCTGATCATGCAGGAAGGGGACGTCGCGGTCCGCTGCAACTTCTGCACGGTTGATAGCGACGGTTTGATCACCGATCGTCGCGCCGGCCGTATCCCGACCGAAGAAAGCGCTCCGCTGGCGATCAAGCTGCGGGAAGTAAAGATCGACGGCATCGAGATCATCGTCGAGCCGGTCAAAGAGCACCGCTTCGTTGTGCTGTTCCGCGGCGAAGGTCTGGGTGGCGACGTTCATGACACCGACCCGCAAGCGACCGGCGTGAAGCCGCTCGACCCAAAGGCGACCGACGCCGGCAGCGAAAAGACGGCCAAGGTGGCGCTCGAGTTCTTCAACCAGGCGAGCAAGTTGTTGGCGGGCGAGAAGAAAGCGAACTCGCTGACGATGCGGGGTTTCTCGGCCAAGCCGAGCATCCCGTCGTTTGAAGAAGTGTACGGCCTGAAGGCGGCCGCGATCGCCGTTTATCCGATGTACAAAGGTCTGGCCAGCCTGGTCGGCATGGACATCATCGGCGAGCCGCAAACGCTGGAAGAAGAGATTGACCTGCTGGAAAAGCATTGGGAAGAATACGACTTCTTCTTCGTCCACTTCAAATACACCGACTCGAGCGGCGAAGATGGCAACTTCGACCTGAAGGTGCAGCGGACCGAAGAGTTCGACGCCCAGGTGCCGCGGATCAACGCCCTGAAGCCGACCGTCACGATCGTGACCGGCGACCACAGCACGCCGTCGTTTTTGGCCAGCCACAGTTGGCACCCAGTGCCGACGCTGCTGGTGTCGGACTGCTGCCGCTACGACGGGCACACCAGCTTTGGCGAAAAGACGACGCTGACCGGCGGCCTGGGCCAGTTTGAAGCGCAGTACCTGATGACGCTGGCGATGGCCAACGCCGGCCGCTTGGGCAAGTACGGCGCCTAA
- the atpE gene encoding ATP synthase F0 subunit C: MAAEGDAPHVMIDLTRYFGIGLTVIGASYGIGKLAGSALEGMARQPEVAGNIQTAMIIAAALIEGFTFFALFLCMS; this comes from the coding sequence ATGGCCGCCGAAGGGGACGCCCCCCACGTCATGATCGACCTGACCCGCTACTTCGGTATTGGTCTGACCGTCATCGGCGCCTCGTACGGCATCGGTAAGTTGGCCGGCAGCGCCCTCGAAGGGATGGCTCGTCAACCGGAAGTCGCCGGTAACATCCAAACCGCGATGATCATCGCGGCTGCTCTTATCGAAGGTTTCACGTTCTTTGCGTTGTTCCTTTGCATGAGCTAA
- a CDS encoding F0F1 ATP synthase subunit B family protein, translating into MRCKHFLFALTAVALLVCSTSLFAQEEEKPKAENPIQAKVEAFENEVEKGIENIVNAEEHILQHGAEGHEENPNDLSHNDPAPGLHNPEALSFDLATFNFFIFIGLAALLTIFAWKPIVAALDSREAAMDGKLAEAQKMFADAEAKLAEYNRKLADAQQEIQKSRDQMMKDAEEKRQQILADAQAAGNAERQRAQQEIEAAKSQAISELTQKSVNLAVDLAGKITRRQLTPEDHQNLINDTLAKLPSSN; encoded by the coding sequence ATGCGCTGCAAGCATTTTTTGTTCGCCTTAACGGCCGTCGCTTTGTTGGTCTGCTCCACTTCTCTCTTCGCCCAAGAAGAAGAGAAGCCGAAAGCGGAGAACCCCATCCAAGCTAAGGTGGAAGCCTTTGAAAATGAGGTGGAGAAGGGGATCGAAAATATCGTCAATGCGGAAGAGCATATCCTACAGCATGGCGCCGAGGGTCATGAAGAGAATCCGAATGACTTGTCGCACAACGACCCTGCCCCGGGACTTCACAACCCGGAAGCGTTGTCGTTCGACCTGGCGACCTTCAACTTCTTCATCTTCATTGGCCTGGCCGCCTTGTTGACGATCTTCGCTTGGAAGCCGATCGTCGCCGCCCTCGATAGCCGCGAAGCGGCGATGGACGGCAAGTTGGCCGAGGCGCAAAAGATGTTCGCCGACGCGGAAGCGAAGCTGGCCGAGTACAACCGCAAGTTGGCCGACGCCCAGCAGGAAATCCAGAAGTCGCGCGATCAGATGATGAAAGACGCGGAAGAGAAGCGGCAGCAGATTCTGGCTGACGCCCAAGCGGCCGGCAACGCCGAACGCCAACGGGCCCAGCAAGAAATCGAAGCCGCCAAATCGCAGGCGATCTCCGAACTGACGCAGAAGAGCGTTAACCTGGCGGTCGACCTGGCCGGCAAGATCACTCGGCGGCAACTGACGCCGGAAGATCACCAGAACCTGATTAACGACACGCTCGCGAAACTGCCGAGCAGCAACTAA
- the larE gene encoding ATP-dependent sacrificial sulfur transferase LarE: MNTVDKAEQLVNHIALLERCAVAFSGGVDSAVVAKAALLALGDDAVAVTASSPSVPRSEIEEAKRVAAEIGIRHEIVETQETTNPLYVQNAPDRCFHCKTELYSQIELLVGKIDAPLILNGANVDDQGDHRPGMIAAKNHEVRSPLIECGRTKADVRALAKHWNLSVHDKPASPCLASRIAYGEEATPERLAMIEAAEAYLRANGLREFRVRYHRGDIARIEVTPDRIAELASEPLRSDLASKLRELGFRAVTLDLEGFRSGNLNGFVDLAAVRIQ, encoded by the coding sequence GTGAACACCGTCGACAAAGCGGAACAACTGGTCAACCACATCGCGCTGCTTGAGCGCTGCGCGGTCGCCTTCTCGGGCGGCGTCGATAGCGCCGTGGTGGCGAAGGCGGCGCTGCTCGCCTTGGGCGATGACGCGGTCGCCGTGACGGCCAGCAGCCCGAGCGTTCCCCGCAGCGAGATCGAAGAGGCGAAGCGGGTAGCGGCCGAGATTGGCATTCGCCATGAGATCGTCGAGACGCAGGAAACGACGAACCCGCTCTATGTGCAGAACGCGCCCGATCGTTGCTTCCACTGCAAGACGGAACTTTACTCGCAGATTGAGCTGCTGGTCGGCAAGATCGATGCGCCGCTAATCTTGAACGGCGCCAACGTCGACGACCAAGGCGACCATCGCCCCGGCATGATCGCCGCCAAGAATCATGAGGTTCGCTCGCCGCTGATCGAGTGCGGGCGAACCAAAGCGGACGTGCGCGCATTGGCCAAGCACTGGAACCTTTCGGTTCACGACAAACCGGCGTCGCCGTGCCTAGCCAGCCGGATCGCCTATGGCGAAGAGGCGACGCCGGAGCGACTGGCGATGATCGAAGCGGCGGAAGCGTACCTGCGAGCGAATGGCCTGCGCGAGTTTCGCGTCCGCTACCACCGCGGCGACATTGCCCGGATTGAAGTGACGCCGGATCGGATCGCGGAGCTGGCGAGCGAGCCGCTCCGGAGTGATCTGGCGAGCAAGCTGCGCGAGCTGGGTTTTCGCGCGGTGACGTTGGACCTGGAAGGGTTTCGCTCTGGCAACTTGAACGGGTTTGTCGACTTGGCGGCAGTACGGATTCAATGA
- the atpA gene encoding F0F1 ATP synthase subunit alpha, which produces MKFNADEIASIIQQEIQQYESHIDIREVGTVLEVGDGIARVYGLSGIMAGEMVEFPGGITGLAFNLEENSVGVIILGDYLSIKEGDEVKALGKLLSTPVGEAVLGRVVDPLGNPLDGMGPIQTGDSRPVEFLAPGVSERKPVTEPMQTGIKAVDAMTPIGRGQRELIIGDRKTGKTAIAIDAILNQKNTGVKCFYVAVGQKDSSVAAVVEILRQHGAMEYTTVIVAGASAPAPLQYIAPYSGTAMAEYFMFNSQHALIVYDDLSKQASAYRELSLLMRRPPGREAYPGDVFYCHSRLLERSSKLSDELGAGSLTSLPIIETLEGEVSAYIPTNVISITDGQIYLQPDLFFAGQRPAMNAGISVSRVGGNAQIKAMKKVAGGLRLDLAAFRELEAFAQLGTELDPDTQARLDRGYRMVELLKQGQYAPMNVIDQVFSIYAGTRGHLDEIPTVDVLRWEREFLDFIHAKHNDLWDKLAEAKDLTSEVTEGIEAAIASFQSTFVPTKQEDI; this is translated from the coding sequence ATGAAATTTAACGCGGACGAGATCGCCTCGATCATCCAGCAAGAGATCCAGCAGTACGAATCGCATATCGACATCCGCGAAGTCGGTACGGTGCTGGAAGTGGGCGACGGTATCGCTCGGGTCTACGGCCTGTCCGGAATCATGGCCGGCGAAATGGTCGAGTTCCCCGGCGGCATCACCGGCCTGGCGTTCAACCTGGAAGAAAACAGCGTCGGTGTGATCATCCTCGGCGACTACCTCTCGATTAAAGAGGGAGACGAGGTCAAGGCGCTCGGCAAGCTGTTGTCGACGCCGGTCGGCGAAGCGGTCTTGGGCCGCGTGGTCGATCCGCTCGGTAACCCGCTCGACGGCATGGGCCCGATTCAAACCGGCGACAGCCGGCCGGTCGAATTCCTGGCGCCTGGCGTGTCGGAGCGTAAGCCGGTCACCGAGCCGATGCAGACCGGCATTAAAGCGGTCGACGCGATGACGCCGATCGGTCGCGGTCAACGCGAACTGATCATTGGCGACCGCAAGACCGGTAAGACTGCCATCGCCATCGATGCGATCCTGAATCAGAAAAACACCGGCGTGAAGTGCTTCTACGTCGCAGTCGGCCAGAAAGACTCGTCGGTCGCCGCGGTGGTCGAAATCTTGCGTCAGCATGGCGCGATGGAATACACCACCGTCATCGTCGCCGGCGCCAGCGCCCCGGCGCCGCTACAGTACATCGCTCCGTACTCCGGCACCGCAATGGCCGAGTACTTCATGTTCAACAGCCAACACGCTTTGATCGTCTATGACGACTTGTCGAAGCAAGCGTCGGCCTACCGCGAACTGTCGCTACTGATGCGACGTCCGCCGGGCCGCGAAGCCTACCCGGGCGACGTGTTCTACTGCCACAGTCGCTTGCTGGAACGTTCGTCGAAGCTGAGCGATGAGTTGGGCGCCGGGTCGCTGACCTCGCTGCCGATCATCGAGACGCTCGAAGGCGAAGTGTCGGCCTACATTCCGACCAACGTGATCTCGATTACGGACGGTCAGATCTATCTGCAGCCTGACTTGTTCTTCGCCGGTCAACGTCCGGCCATGAACGCTGGTATTTCGGTGTCGCGCGTCGGCGGTAACGCTCAGATCAAAGCGATGAAGAAGGTCGCCGGCGGTCTCCGCTTGGACCTGGCCGCGTTCCGCGAACTGGAAGCGTTCGCCCAGCTCGGTACCGAACTGGATCCCGACACCCAGGCTCGTCTGGATCGCGGTTACCGCATGGTCGAGTTGCTGAAGCAAGGCCAGTACGCCCCGATGAACGTCATTGACCAGGTCTTCAGCATCTATGCTGGTACCCGCGGTCACTTGGACGAAATTCCGACCGTCGACGTCCTCCGCTGGGAGCGAGAGTTCCTCGACTTCATCCACGCCAAGCATAACGACCTGTGGGACAAGCTGGCGGAAGCGAAAGACCTGACTTCGGAAGTCACTGAAGGAATTGAAGCGGCGATCGCGTCGTTCCAGTCGACCTTCGTGCCGACCAAGCAGGAAGATATCTAA